gtgtttttttacataGCAGCAGGTTGCACTctaactggcatttaaagggttaaattactCAATATTCCATGTTTATGATCACTTCTGATCTGACTAAACATCAGTGCAAaaagagtgatttttttatgtatggtattttttttttaatgtatggtGTCCACTTAAACTCTcacaataacaataattaaaatctgaaaaataatataaatgcgTAAAAACTAAATGTGTTGCTCATTAGCATTCAGGGCCGTGATAATCCCTcacaatgatataaaatttcTATGAAGTTTatgataaatatttcatttttttgtagttttacattacaaacatcatttttttgcacttgcactggcattaaaagggttaaattcctgGGGGAAAAATCcttaatatttgatatttatgatctgGAATGATCTTCATTTAAAAGTTGATGCAaagatgttttaatttcagtcttttatttgcttatttATATTATTTCTGTATGCTGCCGTTTTTATCTCCTTGTTGtaacatttcattttgcatcacCGGAGTTTCAAAGTTTCCCTCCTGAGttttcacacaaacaaacattttcctttttgtgaattatttctattttaagaCCTCGGAATAAATCCTTGTGTTCTCTACCTCTGTAAAACATCTACCtggctttattattttttttcctgataatTTTGATCTGATATTTAAATACTCCACAGATCACAAAGCCTTTCCTGGCCTGAGATCGACTGAGCTGACATACTTTCATGCCTTAGCCGTCTCAGGATGAGCTTAACATGGAGGATCACCTTCATTTTCGTTCTGTTGAAcagtaaatttgtttttatgcttCTGTTTATGGCAGACTCTGAAACATGCTCATCCTGGTCTGTACGCTGACGCTGCCCTGCCTGAAAGATTCTAGCAGGACTTTCTCGTGTGCTGAGAAGTGCTCTTTGCTTGGATTGTGcttcttttttccaccttttgaATGAGACTGAGTGAGATGGTTCAGAGTGTAAATTGGAgctgcttcttctttctttgcCATCATTGCACAGTTTTGCCTCTGTGTGATCAGACTTTCCCTTAAATCCTTCCCTGAGTGTTTTCTCTGCAGGCTGTAGAGTTATTTCTCTTTATCAGAGTGAGTCCACCTGTGAGGACAGACCAGTTTTCCCACTGATCCGTTCTGAACCAGTTAATCATTTCTGATCTCTCCTCAGAAACGTTCATTTAGAGAGCACCTCTCAGTTCTATCAGACATGTTTTACGGgatttcctctgtgtttttcattctCGTATTCGGGGGCCTCGTTCACGGCGGGCCCCTGACGGACCCTCACCCTAACATCACAGACCAGGAGCTGTTCTGGGGGGCTGACCAGTACGACTTCGCCGTGGTGCTTCGAGCGTCAGGGTTGGAGTGTTTCTGGCACTTCGCTCACCATGGAGAAACTTTCTACCTCAACTTCATGGTGAGAAACTCGAGGAACTTAATTCATGAAAGGTTCTATTAATCTGACAGCAAACAACTCTGAAAGTCtgtttaaaatctgagattCACCATAACAATAAACATCCGtgataaaaatatttctatgtTAAAGCTTGGAGgattttacactttaaatgtGGCTCCAATTCAGAATAATTATTACAAAGTCATCTGGACGGACAATTAAATATCAGAGCTTTATTGGAAATTGCCAAGACATGTTAGACTTTAAAGTACAATGCATTCAGAGAGCatcccttttattttttgtttcagcctgatgctacagccaaaaaaaatttgtattctcattaatctacactcattACCAGGCCATGACAAAGTgcaaacagaattttagattttttgcaaatttatggaGAATTAAAAACTGATATATTACACTGACAGAAGTATTCAGAACCTTTACAAcatctgtaaatgtagctcaggttcctccatttCTCTGAGATGTTtgctggagtccacctgtgctaaattaacccgattggacatgattctaaaggcacacacctctctatagaaggcctcacagccgacaatgatatcagagcaaaaaccaagccttGAGGTCAACGgaactgcagagctgcagagctcagaggcaCATCTGGGGAGGGGGACAGAAACACCATCACCTGCCCAgcaccatcccaacagtgaagcatggtggtggcagcatcatgctgtgggggtgtttttcagcagcagggacaagGAGCCTAGTcaggagcaaagtacagagatatccttcATGAAAACCTGTTCCCATGAAAAAcctttgacccttttttgccaccttttgctacattcaacccattttacagcttttaaccTATCATATGGctacttttgccaattttcacccattttttactTTGGCTACTTTTTgctaaccttgtaaagcagatggagtgacccatttccgtgtttctcactggtgaatccatcttgcaaagctcccatctgaacagtttgggcctggttagaaagtgacagaaccaatcaggagtaagaggcagtacttctgGGTATagcggagtcatgacataagcaagcagtgacaagagacCGGTTTGCATTATGGCGggagagattagcatggatgctgctaaaacatcagttttatcagaacttgatgacgtttcttcgttaaaagaagaacaaagaacagcagtgagttgttttctaattgtcacgttttgttgctctgattgtccagttaagatgtgacagacagaggctctgtcctttcccaaacaccatctatggaaggttttccagatggatgcatgaaacaaatccatctggcatttCAGGTTAACTTTTCAagcctgtaaagcactttggttaGTCAaggttattttttcaaatgtgctatataaatatactttgacttgacttgactgacttgactttttttgcaattttgcttcattttttcgTCACACTGAACCACTctttaccagttttttttttttttttttgcaacgttaagccctttttaccacctttgtGCCCCTTTCATCccgtttttgcaacttttaacccacttttaaccactttttgccaaattctgcCCACTTTTGATGTtggtcactttttgcccacttttgcccatgtttggccattttttgctcatttttgccatgtcaACATATTTGTTGTCTTATTCACAATTAAGTTCTTCTCAATTAAAGTTGTTTCAGtatcttctactttattttccaGCATCCTGATGTTTGCTCACATTATGACCTAGCTTTGAAGCTGACGTTACTTTCCTCTCATTCAGTTCAGTGTCTCCATCCAcattaacattaccaataaaaatgtcattttgttttcaggggactacatttttaagaaggctatatcgcaccaaagcataaataaataaaacagttttttgttgttttgagaaGAATGGTTGTTATTTGGGTTAAATATTTTGGTTATTATAGCTGAACGTTACAACAGActatggttttgttgacctccatgatcccccagttggctaggccccagaaagctctccccattgtccccccttatggacggccttgactgtaacattatttcaagtctattttgtatcaatatgaatatggtgtgagattttggcttaacctcaggtgtgccttgggcagaaaagtttgaaaaccgcTGCTTTATCTTATTCTCGTCTTCATAGTATTCATCATGCTCTGTGGTTTCTGCTCCGTCTGTCTCTGCAGGTTCAGTGGGTGACAGGAGTCGGCCATGACAGACACCTGTCAGTCGCTGTGAACGCTCCCAGCGGTCTGTTGGTTTCCACGGCCGATGAGGCGAAGGGTCAGATCAGCTTTGAGGCCAAAGAGACAGGTAGCTGACTGTCAGACAATGCTTGACAGTATTTCCCATATACATTTTTCCAATTTCATGTTAGCTGAGCTACAGTCCTCTTATCAGCCAGAAAAGATGGAGTACTTTTCACTTCAGGAAAGAATTagctttttcatgatattctactGTTTTTGAGCTGCACCTGTATGCGACAACCTCATTTTGCAGGACTGTTTGAGCAGCACTGGTTTTTAGGTCTTCAGGTTATGGATTGCTCACACtagcaggaaaaaaacagacatagtcatgtcagtcagtcagtttaaGGCATGTAGGACGCTAAGGATTCATTACAGGGCCCAATGTGCCACCACCCAAAGTGGGGGTTGGTCCCATTGTCAATCTTGACACACCAACACACGTGGGCCACATGGCAGCtaaggtcaagcttgacggcagctcttttattttggccttttcacccctgttAATAAGATCAGAGACCACTGATGGTTTTCTgctgactttatttttcattgccCGTGGTAATATGTAAGACACCCAGAGCACAAACGGGGTTGTGTTGGTCCTCCTTCCTGCTCCATGGTGCTGTCAGGTGGCTCACTCGCCACATGTATACCTGACTCCAGCCTctatttttggcccaaacatacctaaaacttctgcacataTGAAAAATGTTGGTTATATGTGTTGCAGATGGCCCAGTGGTACGTTTCAGATTCCATCCACTGACCTCTCGATAAAAGCATAAAagctcaaaaaataaatattgaaaaaaaatgtggcagagTTTTGACCACGTTAAAGACGTTCCTACCCAAAAAAAGACAAGGATAAGCTGAGTCGACAGCTTTTGTTATACTGTATGACTCGACAAGTAAAGGTTGCAGTTTAAGCATAAAGTTgagaaaatattttcttctatcattttttttaattaaatatttttcatgcacTAATAATAAACAGGACTTTACTGTAAGGtgatgtctgttttttgtttaattttcaaatatttttgcatcAGACTgtgaatattatttttattctttataaaTTCAGTGATGGTTTTCTTCATTATTTGATTGAATTGTTTTGGTTCCTAAAATCTTTAAATCATGAGGAATGttgtcaaaaatgtacaagagGTGGAAATAACCACTGGTGACAAATCTAATGTGGTAAAAATCCAAATATTTCCCTCTGATTTGAAATGGAGTATGAGTAGAGACAGAAATCAAAACTCTGTGAAGCACGAGAACAGATCAAATCATCCAAATAAATCCCTGTGTGCCACCTCTGAGTTTTGatctattgttttttttgtcgAACGTCTCTGCAGGTTTCTATCAGATGTGCTTCAGCAACTTCCACAACCGTTTCGGCTCCATGCAGGTCTTCATGAGCTTCGGCGTTTACTACGATGGATTCCAGGATCAGGCCAatcagaaagaggaggagaagaagaagagggaggaggCAAACGCAGAGCTGAACAACACACTGAGCTTCATCGAGGTACAGACAAATAAACACGACAACACACTGAGCTTCGTTGAGgtacacacaaataaacacaacaacacattGAGTTTCATCGAGgtacacacaaataaacacaacaacacactgaGCTTCATCGAGGTAcgcacaaataaacacaacaacacactgaGCTTCATCGAGGTACgcacaaataaacacactgAGCTTCATCGAGGTACGCACAAATAAACATAACAACACACTGAGCTTCATCGAGGTAcgcacaaataaacacaacaacacactgaGCTTCATCGAGGTACgcacaaataaacacactgAGCTTCATCGAGGTAcgcacaaataaacacaacaacacactgaGCTTCATCGAGGTAcgcacaaataaacacaacaacacactgaGCTTCATCGAGGTAcgcacaaataaacacaacaacacactgaGCTTCATCGAGGTACGCACAGATAAACACCGCaaccacaaatggagaaaactggagACAGAggtaaaccttcccaggagtgattGCCGACCAAAATAACTCCAAGGTGCAtagacgactcatccaggaggtcccagaagaacccagaacaacatctaaagacctgcaggcctcactgtctcagttaaggtcagagttcatgactcaacaataagactgggcaacaatggcatcatgggagagttccaaggccaaaaccactgctaaccaaaaagaacacaaaagcttgtttcacatttgactaaaaacatcctgatgatcctcaagacttctgggaaaatattctgtttgactagaaaaaagtttaactctgtggaaggtgtgtgtcctgATCCACCTAGAGTAAAACTAACTCAGCATTTCAccaaaagaacatcagaccagcaGTCACGCATGGGGGTGGTAGAGTGATGGTctggacctggacctggaccactagaaccatgaattctgctctctaccagaaaatccagaaggagaatgtccggccatcagttcatgacctcaagctcaaacacacttgggttatggaaCAGGAcagtgatcccaaacacaccggcaagtccacctctgaatgaactaaaaactaaatgaaggttctgaagtggtctagtcaaagtctggacttaaatctgatttagatgctgtggcatgaccttacaCAGGTCGTTCCTGCTGAAACCCTCCAATGTAGATGAATTACAACAATTCTGCacagaagagtgggacaacattcctccacagtgatgtaaagacTCAACAGTTATAACAAATGCATAAaagatggaacaaccagttttTAGGTTTAGGGGGTGATGACATTTTCCACATAcaaccaggtaggtttggatggcttttctCCTTATTaaagaaatcatcatttagaaactgacctttttatttactcaggttgtctttgtctaatattacaATTTGTTTGATGACCTGAAACACTAATGTGTGACcaagtaaaaaacagaaatcagagAGGTGGACagtactttttcacagcacagtAAGTGATGCCTCAAAATGagaatggatggacagacagacagatggatgggtggatggatgaatgaacaGTTAGATTgacagatgcatggatggatgcacagatAAATAGAttgatgtatggatgtatggatggatggatgcagagatggatggatggatggatggatggatgcatgcatggatggatggatggatggatggatggatggatgcacaaatggatggttggatggataaatggatggatggatgaatgaatggatggatggatggatggatggatggatgaatggatggatggatgcatgagtaaattgatggatgaatgcattgatagatgcatgaatggatggatggttggatggatgcatggataaatgcatggatggatggatggatgcatggatggatgcatgagtaaattgatggatgaatgcattgatagatgcatgaatggatggatggttggatggatgcatggataaatggatggatggatggatggatgcacagatggatggatggatggatggatggatggatggatgcacagatggatgcatagatggatgcacagatggatgcatgagtaaatggatggatgaatgcattgatagatgcatggatggaaggatggatgcacagatggatgcatggataaatggatgatgcatgaatggatggatggatg
The sequence above is a segment of the Cheilinus undulatus linkage group 9, ASM1832078v1, whole genome shotgun sequence genome. Coding sequences within it:
- the tmed6 gene encoding transmembrane emp24 domain-containing protein 6 — encoded protein: MFYGISSVFFILVFGGLVHGGPLTDPHPNITDQELFWGADQYDFAVVLRASGLECFWHFAHHGETFYLNFMVQWVTGVGHDRHLSVAVNAPSGLLVSTADEAKGQISFEAKETGFYQMCFSNFHNRFGSMQVFMSFGVYYDGFQDQANQKEEEKKKREEANAELNNTLSFIEQSCHRVENSVFHVFRFYSFSRMRKSADYYLLLSNSSYISWWSTALSLLIVTSGYLQLMFLKRLFVSRTSTEEEKPRC